A genomic region of Mycobacterium sp. Aquia_213 contains the following coding sequences:
- the bcp gene encoding thioredoxin-dependent thiol peroxidase, which produces MTETTRLAPGDKAPAFSLPDADGNKVSLADYKGRQVVVYFYPAASTPGCTKQACDFRDNLTELNGAGIDVVGISPDKPEKLAKFRDAEQLTFPLLSDPDRKVLTAYGAYGEKQLYGKTVTGVIRSTFLVDALGKIAVAQYNVKATGHVAKLRRDLDV; this is translated from the coding sequence TTGACCGAGACCACGCGGCTAGCACCCGGGGACAAAGCGCCCGCCTTCAGCCTTCCCGACGCCGACGGAAACAAGGTGTCGCTGGCCGACTACAAGGGCCGCCAGGTCGTTGTCTACTTCTACCCGGCAGCGTCGACGCCGGGGTGCACCAAACAGGCCTGCGACTTCCGCGACAACCTGACCGAACTCAACGGCGCCGGCATCGACGTCGTCGGCATCTCCCCCGACAAGCCCGAGAAGCTGGCGAAGTTCCGCGACGCCGAGCAGCTGACGTTCCCGCTGCTGTCCGACCCCGACCGCAAGGTGCTCACCGCCTACGGCGCGTACGGCGAGAAGCAGCTGTACGGCAAGACGGTCACCGGCGTCATCCGCTCCACCTTCCTGGTCGACGCGTTGGGCAAGATCGCCGTCGCCCAGTACAACGTGAAGGCCACCGGCCACGTCGCCAAGCTTCGCCGCGACCTAGACGTCTAG
- a CDS encoding DUF3618 domain-containing protein, whose protein sequence is MVDRDPDAIKQEIDAARDQLAATVDSLAERANPRRLADDLKIRVIGFVTKPAVAASLAGVGALVVLVVVRRVRNR, encoded by the coding sequence GTGGTGGACCGCGACCCCGACGCCATCAAGCAGGAGATCGATGCCGCCCGCGACCAGCTCGCGGCCACCGTCGACTCGCTGGCCGAGCGCGCTAACCCGCGCCGCCTCGCCGACGACCTCAAAATCCGCGTTATCGGGTTTGTGACGAAGCCCGCGGTCGCCGCCTCGCTGGCGGGTGTCGGTGCTCTCGTCGTTCTGGTAGTGGTCCGCCGCGTCAGGAACCGCTGA
- a CDS encoding TetR/AcrR family transcriptional regulator: MEILDREAAAPDARRPASPADRLLAVATKLFAAHGIRAVGIERILRESGCAKASLYDFYGSKAALVTAYLAELDHADRAKWEMAAAALTDPTEKALAFFDLAIANGLRCNFPGCLYANVATEFPGERFEPIDAHREWVRSCLTELMTSTGAKRPDETARQLQLLYDGALAGSKLDQSVEPIRLGRQLAAEFIGRACGR, encoded by the coding sequence ATGGAGATCCTCGACCGGGAGGCCGCCGCACCGGATGCGCGACGGCCGGCGTCCCCGGCCGATCGCCTGCTTGCGGTGGCGACAAAGCTCTTCGCAGCGCATGGGATTCGCGCGGTCGGTATCGAACGGATCCTGCGCGAATCGGGATGCGCGAAGGCGAGTCTGTACGATTTCTACGGTTCCAAAGCAGCTTTGGTGACCGCTTACCTGGCCGAGCTGGACCACGCCGATCGGGCCAAGTGGGAAATGGCCGCAGCGGCACTGACCGATCCCACCGAAAAGGCTTTGGCCTTCTTCGATCTCGCGATTGCCAATGGGCTTCGATGCAATTTTCCGGGTTGTCTGTACGCCAACGTCGCGACGGAGTTTCCCGGCGAGCGGTTCGAACCGATCGATGCGCATCGCGAATGGGTGCGGTCATGTCTGACCGAGCTGATGACGTCGACCGGCGCCAAGCGTCCTGACGAGACTGCCCGGCAGCTTCAGTTGCTCTACGACGGTGCGCTCGCCGGCTCCAAGCTGGACCAATCGGTGGAGCCGATCCGACTCGGACGGCAGCTGGCGGCCGAGTTCATCGGTCGCGCCTGCGGCCGATAG
- a CDS encoding ABC transporter ATP-binding protein has product MATGTVRIVSGHKSFGAGAPALAGVDLTIDDGDFLAILGRSGSGKSTLLRVIAGLEQLTSGTVEWSTGNGVARPHTGVVFQQPLLMPWLNARENVLFAGRFAANRKTFEPEYAQELLRRFDLERVADQYPDQLSGGQAQRVSIIRAVATRPRLLLLDEPFSALDPAIRGDLRTWLAGLAVELGITVVLVTHDVDEALQLASRIVLLGPDGRIRRDWQPGASAGEELRQEILDHYRLVDQ; this is encoded by the coding sequence GTGGCAACTGGCACAGTGCGGATAGTCAGCGGCCACAAGAGTTTTGGTGCCGGCGCACCCGCGCTCGCCGGCGTCGACCTGACCATCGACGACGGAGACTTCCTGGCCATCCTCGGACGCAGTGGCAGCGGCAAGTCCACCCTGTTGCGGGTGATCGCCGGGCTGGAGCAACTCACCTCCGGAACGGTCGAGTGGTCCACCGGCAACGGCGTGGCCCGACCGCACACGGGTGTCGTATTTCAACAACCGCTCCTGATGCCCTGGCTCAATGCCCGGGAAAACGTCCTGTTCGCAGGACGATTCGCGGCGAACCGGAAGACCTTCGAACCCGAATACGCTCAGGAACTGCTGCGGCGTTTCGACCTCGAGCGGGTGGCGGACCAATATCCCGACCAATTGTCCGGCGGGCAGGCCCAGCGCGTCTCGATCATCCGCGCGGTCGCCACCCGGCCCCGGCTGCTCCTACTGGACGAGCCGTTCAGCGCTCTGGATCCTGCCATTCGCGGCGACTTGCGGACCTGGCTGGCCGGTCTCGCCGTTGAGCTCGGGATCACCGTCGTGCTGGTCACCCACGACGTCGACGAGGCTCTGCAATTGGCCAGCCGGATTGTGCTGCTCGGCCCCGACGGCCGGATCCGCCGTGACTGGCAACCCGGGGCCAGCGCCGGCGAGGAACTCCGACAGGAGATCCTCGACCATTACCGATTGGTCGACCAATGA
- a CDS encoding ABC transporter substrate-binding protein yields the protein MTGVLSRRSLLAGSVALAAAGGVAGVADLARAASIDRTNTSGQLRIGYLPITDAAPLLIAHAAGLYERGVVSSAKPILFRSWASLAEAFVTRQVDAVHMLMPMAIQLRFVLGSAVRVLAWNHTNGSALTVAPNISDIGQLAGTQVAIPFWWSIHNIILQELLRAHDLVPVVRRSASRSARTVELIVMSPSDMVPALANRSISGYVVADPFNAMAQVRKIGRIQTFLGDVWRDHACCVVLAHEDLIENRPQAAGSLVNSIVLAQQRINDNRSAAAAALSTGAYLPQPLPAIKTALTYNPKDYRLAHPDWQPQRLGYQPFPFPSFTRRLVEAMYDTVVDGDRRFLDRLDPAVAHSQLVHDSFVRAALDAHGGAASFGIPADLTRIEEVQPL from the coding sequence ATGACCGGCGTGCTCTCGCGCCGGTCGCTGTTGGCCGGAAGTGTCGCGCTGGCCGCGGCGGGGGGTGTGGCCGGGGTGGCCGACCTGGCCCGCGCCGCGAGCATCGACCGGACCAATACCAGCGGACAGCTTCGCATCGGCTATCTGCCCATCACCGATGCGGCGCCGCTGCTGATCGCCCACGCCGCCGGGCTGTATGAGCGCGGCGTGGTCAGCTCGGCCAAGCCGATACTGTTTCGCAGCTGGGCGTCGCTGGCCGAAGCGTTCGTCACCCGTCAGGTCGACGCCGTGCACATGCTGATGCCGATGGCCATCCAGCTTCGCTTCGTGTTGGGCAGCGCCGTCCGGGTCTTGGCCTGGAACCACACCAACGGTTCGGCGCTGACCGTCGCCCCGAACATCAGCGACATCGGGCAACTAGCGGGAACGCAAGTGGCGATACCGTTTTGGTGGTCGATCCACAACATCATTCTCCAGGAACTGCTGCGCGCGCACGACCTGGTTCCGGTGGTGCGCCGAAGTGCCTCGCGCAGCGCCCGCACGGTCGAGCTGATCGTGATGAGCCCGTCGGACATGGTGCCCGCGCTGGCCAACCGTTCCATTAGCGGCTATGTGGTGGCCGATCCGTTCAACGCCATGGCTCAGGTGCGCAAGATCGGCCGCATCCAGACCTTTCTGGGCGACGTGTGGCGCGACCACGCCTGCTGTGTGGTCCTGGCCCACGAGGACCTGATCGAAAACCGGCCACAGGCGGCGGGCTCCCTGGTCAACTCGATTGTGCTTGCGCAGCAACGTATTAACGACAACCGCTCGGCCGCCGCGGCGGCACTGTCGACCGGTGCGTATTTGCCGCAGCCGCTGCCGGCCATCAAGACCGCACTCACCTACAACCCGAAGGACTATCGACTCGCGCATCCGGATTGGCAGCCGCAGCGGTTGGGTTATCAGCCATTCCCGTTCCCGAGCTTTACCCGTCGGCTGGTGGAGGCGATGTACGACACCGTGGTCGACGGCGACCGGCGGTTCCTGGATCGGCTCGATCCCGCGGTCGCTCACTCGCAACTGGTTCACGACAGCTTCGTGCGGGCGGCGCTGGACGCGCATGGCGGTGCCGCAAGCTTCGGTATTCCTGCCGACCTGACCCGAATTGAAGAGGTACAGCCGCTATGA
- a CDS encoding ABC transporter permease, translated as MTAQGIETSAPGETVPPATTSAPKWSLLRRWWPPALAIGAAVALWWLVTAVLASGQSLLHQTTPGQVAKSLVELYKRGVLLSDTEVSLWRLLVGLLVAAVIGIPAGLLVGLSDTADRATRPVIQFLRMISPLSWAPISVAIFGIGNEPVIFLIAAAAVWPILINTAAGVHSVDPGYLQVAKSFGASRREQLTVVVLPAIRGHLQTGLRVALGIAWVVLVPAEMLGVRSGLGYQILNARDQLAYGQVVAVIVVIGVIGYALDLAARRLLSSRRGDR; from the coding sequence ATGACCGCACAGGGAATCGAGACCTCAGCGCCGGGAGAAACCGTCCCACCGGCGACGACGTCCGCACCCAAGTGGTCACTGCTGCGGCGCTGGTGGCCGCCCGCGCTGGCCATCGGGGCGGCGGTTGCGCTCTGGTGGCTGGTCACCGCCGTGCTCGCATCTGGGCAATCGCTGCTGCACCAGACCACACCGGGCCAGGTGGCCAAGTCGTTGGTCGAGCTGTACAAGCGGGGCGTGCTGCTGTCCGACACCGAGGTGAGCCTGTGGCGGCTGCTCGTCGGCTTGCTGGTGGCCGCGGTCATCGGGATTCCTGCCGGACTGCTGGTCGGGCTCAGCGACACCGCCGATCGCGCCACCCGTCCCGTCATCCAATTCCTGCGGATGATCTCGCCGCTGTCGTGGGCTCCAATCTCGGTGGCGATCTTCGGAATCGGCAATGAGCCGGTCATTTTCCTGATTGCCGCGGCGGCGGTGTGGCCGATCCTGATCAACACCGCGGCCGGCGTGCACAGCGTCGACCCCGGCTACCTCCAGGTGGCGAAGTCGTTTGGGGCAAGCCGAAGAGAGCAGCTGACCGTCGTGGTGCTGCCCGCCATTCGTGGCCACCTGCAGACCGGCCTACGGGTTGCGCTGGGAATCGCGTGGGTGGTGCTGGTGCCGGCCGAAATGCTCGGTGTGCGTTCCGGTTTGGGCTACCAGATCCTCAACGCGCGCGATCAACTGGCCTACGGCCAAGTGGTCGCGGTGATTGTGGTCATCGGTGTCATCGGGTACGCGCTGGATCTTGCCGCACGGCGGCTGCTGTCGTCGCGGCGCGGCGACCGCTGA
- a CDS encoding DUF3556 domain-containing protein → MGFIQPNLPVVDIAEWSKRTRAERIIPMTRHIAENGFGIPLVMHVMYGVKIALYILGGWFFGWCTTGIGGFGDVTAWWSEPIVFQKAVLFTMLFEVVGLGCCFGPLAGRYFPPMGSILYWLRPGTIRLPPWPDRVPLTKGVDRTPLDTLLYGALLVLLATALVSDGAGPIPALDTVIGVLPRWQTVTILAVLAVISLRDKIIFLAARAEVYAPLAVAFLFAGADIVIGAKLVFMVIWLGAATSKLNRHFPFVISTMLANNPFIPSGPLKRSMFKHYPDDLRPSGLAGFIAHFSTAVEGLVPLALLFSHGGWPTTIAAFVMIVFHLNILLAFPMGVPLEWNVFMIFGVLWLFVAHAPVGLSDLTSPWPVVLFAVITTVVVVGNLFPRKVSFLPGMRYYAGNWDTTLWCVKPSLDEKFRTGSRALGPMQHLQLERLYGSKEETLIPMHLALAFRGMNTHGRALLTLVHRALAGYDEDDYNLCEGEVLCAMVLGWNFGDGHLHNECLVEALQQRCGFEPGDVRVVILDAQPIHKQRQEYRLVDAATGEFERGYVDVDDMVTAQPWADDLPVHVQRSAATDTA, encoded by the coding sequence ATGGGGTTCATCCAGCCCAACCTGCCCGTCGTCGACATTGCCGAGTGGAGCAAGCGCACCCGCGCCGAGCGGATCATTCCGATGACGCGCCACATCGCGGAGAACGGCTTCGGCATTCCCCTGGTTATGCATGTGATGTACGGCGTGAAGATCGCGCTCTACATCCTCGGCGGCTGGTTCTTCGGATGGTGCACGACCGGCATCGGCGGCTTCGGTGATGTCACCGCGTGGTGGTCGGAGCCGATCGTGTTTCAGAAGGCCGTGCTGTTCACCATGCTGTTCGAAGTCGTCGGTCTCGGTTGTTGTTTCGGGCCGCTGGCCGGGCGCTACTTCCCGCCGATGGGATCGATCCTGTACTGGCTGCGGCCCGGCACCATCCGGTTGCCACCCTGGCCCGACCGGGTACCGCTGACCAAAGGCGTCGACCGGACGCCGCTCGACACGCTGCTCTACGGCGCGCTGCTGGTGTTGCTCGCGACGGCGCTGGTGTCCGACGGCGCCGGCCCAATTCCGGCTCTGGACACGGTGATTGGCGTGCTACCGCGGTGGCAGACCGTCACGATCCTAGCCGTCCTCGCCGTTATCAGCCTGCGCGACAAGATAATCTTCCTGGCCGCTCGCGCCGAGGTGTACGCGCCGCTGGCGGTGGCGTTCCTGTTCGCCGGGGCCGACATCGTCATCGGGGCCAAACTCGTCTTCATGGTGATCTGGCTGGGCGCAGCGACGTCGAAGCTCAACCGCCACTTCCCCTTTGTGATCTCGACAATGCTGGCCAACAACCCGTTCATCCCCTCGGGCCCGCTCAAGCGGTCGATGTTCAAGCACTATCCCGACGATCTGCGGCCCAGCGGATTAGCGGGTTTCATCGCGCACTTCTCGACGGCGGTGGAGGGCCTGGTGCCACTGGCGCTGCTCTTCTCACACGGCGGCTGGCCGACCACGATCGCCGCGTTCGTGATGATCGTGTTCCACCTGAACATCCTGCTGGCCTTCCCGATGGGCGTGCCGCTGGAGTGGAACGTCTTCATGATCTTCGGTGTGCTGTGGCTGTTCGTGGCGCACGCCCCCGTCGGGCTCTCGGATCTGACCAGCCCCTGGCCCGTGGTGCTGTTCGCGGTCATCACCACGGTCGTGGTGGTGGGAAACCTCTTCCCGCGCAAGGTTTCGTTCCTGCCCGGCATGCGTTATTACGCCGGCAACTGGGACACCACCCTGTGGTGCGTCAAGCCGTCGCTGGACGAGAAGTTCCGCACCGGCTCTCGTGCGCTCGGCCCGATGCAGCACCTGCAGCTCGAGCGGTTGTACGGCAGCAAGGAGGAAACGCTGATCCCGATGCACCTGGCGCTGGCCTTCCGCGGCATGAACACCCACGGCCGCGCGCTGCTCACGCTGGTGCACCGCGCGCTGGCCGGCTACGACGAGGACGACTACAACCTGTGCGAGGGCGAGGTCCTCTGCGCGATGGTGCTCGGCTGGAACTTCGGCGACGGGCACCTGCACAACGAGTGCCTCGTCGAGGCGCTGCAGCAGCGGTGCGGGTTCGAGCCCGGCGACGTGCGGGTGGTGATTCTCGACGCGCAGCCCATCCACAAGCAGCGGCAGGAATATCGACTGGTGGATGCGGCGACCGGCGAATTCGAGCGTGGCTACGTCGATGTCGACGACATGGTCACCGCTCAGCCGTGGGCGGACGACCTGCCGGTGCACGTGCAGCGCAGCGCCGCAACCGACACGGCCTGA
- a CDS encoding flavin-containing monooxygenase produces MSPPAVSSASTDLSRLLGQPFDDPDDVIRSAVEQASVPALLMSMVHMTGDMGLLDELPRPFMLIAMDLQGAMSEPDKELVRKRAFDVIRDYRDRGCPPPFVPNAEQMRVMFETISAGQVTEEYIDYVAADLRFSDADQCGPILASTPEQRADFPVVVIGCGEGGLLAGIKLQAAGIPFTIIEKQSGVGGTWLANRYPGCRVDIANQYYAYSFEPLDHWTHYFSEQPEILRYLNEVATRYNIAPNARFNTEVTGADWDEESATWRVTIRGADGGQETLTARALICAVGQFSNSVIPDINGAKDFRGPSFHTADWRDDIDLTGKRVAVIGAGASGFQLVPAIADSTQHVDVYQRTPQWMAPNPIYHDEIPDGARWAIRHLPYYGRWSRFVSWWPIADALDEQVKIDPAWDNGGLSCSESNHAIREMFIAWMRVFCADEELLAKVTPNYPPMGKRTLQDNGTWLTTLQRDDVVLITDGVTEITADGVRTIDGVHRPADVLVWATGFDVNHQLGPINVRGRDGVELNTAWGDSAYAYLGVTVPGFPNFFCMFGPGTNAVNGASIIYNSECQMRYIMGCIDMVLAGGFASAMPRAQVCDDYNRRSQERLKEMVYTHPAVSSSYYKNAAGHVPTLYGFRIFDYWRWTNRPNPDDYELQCAGASLKQQA; encoded by the coding sequence GTGTCCCCACCTGCTGTGTCATCCGCATCGACGGACCTCAGCCGACTGCTCGGTCAGCCGTTCGACGACCCCGACGACGTTATCCGGTCGGCCGTCGAGCAAGCCAGTGTTCCGGCGCTGTTGATGTCGATGGTGCACATGACCGGCGACATGGGTCTGCTGGACGAGCTTCCGCGGCCGTTCATGCTCATTGCGATGGATCTGCAGGGCGCGATGAGCGAGCCTGACAAGGAGTTAGTACGCAAGCGCGCCTTCGACGTGATTCGCGACTACCGCGACCGCGGCTGTCCGCCGCCGTTCGTCCCGAATGCCGAGCAGATGCGGGTGATGTTCGAGACGATATCCGCTGGCCAGGTCACCGAGGAGTACATCGACTACGTCGCCGCGGACCTGCGGTTCAGCGATGCCGATCAGTGCGGGCCGATATTGGCGTCGACACCCGAGCAGCGCGCCGACTTCCCCGTCGTCGTCATCGGGTGCGGTGAGGGTGGGCTGTTGGCCGGGATCAAGCTGCAGGCGGCGGGCATACCGTTCACGATCATCGAAAAGCAGTCGGGCGTCGGCGGAACATGGTTGGCCAACCGCTATCCGGGCTGTCGCGTGGACATCGCCAACCAGTACTACGCGTACTCGTTCGAGCCACTTGACCATTGGACGCATTACTTCTCCGAGCAGCCCGAGATCCTGCGGTACCTCAACGAAGTCGCCACCCGCTACAACATCGCCCCCAACGCGCGATTCAACACCGAGGTGACCGGCGCGGACTGGGACGAGGAATCGGCAACCTGGCGGGTGACGATCCGCGGGGCGGACGGCGGCCAGGAAACGCTGACCGCGCGTGCCCTGATCTGCGCGGTCGGCCAGTTCAGCAACTCGGTGATTCCGGACATCAACGGCGCCAAGGACTTCCGCGGGCCGTCTTTCCACACCGCGGATTGGCGCGACGATATCGACCTGACGGGTAAGCGGGTCGCGGTCATCGGGGCCGGCGCCAGCGGATTCCAGCTCGTGCCCGCGATCGCCGACTCGACTCAACATGTCGACGTCTACCAGCGCACGCCGCAGTGGATGGCGCCTAACCCCATCTACCACGACGAGATCCCAGACGGAGCCAGGTGGGCGATCCGCCATCTGCCGTACTACGGACGATGGTCGCGGTTCGTGTCGTGGTGGCCGATCGCCGATGCGCTCGACGAGCAGGTGAAGATCGACCCGGCCTGGGACAACGGCGGACTCTCGTGCAGCGAGTCGAACCACGCGATCCGCGAGATGTTCATCGCGTGGATGCGGGTCTTCTGCGCCGACGAGGAACTCCTGGCGAAGGTGACGCCGAACTATCCCCCGATGGGCAAGCGGACCTTGCAGGACAACGGAACCTGGCTGACCACACTGCAACGCGACGACGTCGTACTGATCACCGACGGCGTCACCGAGATCACGGCCGACGGGGTGAGGACCATCGACGGCGTGCATCGACCCGCCGATGTGCTGGTGTGGGCCACCGGATTCGACGTCAACCACCAACTCGGGCCTATCAATGTCCGCGGTCGCGACGGCGTCGAACTCAACACGGCCTGGGGCGATTCCGCGTACGCCTATCTGGGTGTCACCGTGCCGGGATTCCCGAACTTCTTCTGCATGTTCGGCCCGGGCACCAACGCGGTGAACGGCGCCAGCATCATCTACAACTCGGAGTGCCAGATGCGCTACATCATGGGTTGTATCGACATGGTGCTGGCGGGCGGTTTCGCCTCCGCCATGCCGCGGGCGCAGGTGTGCGATGACTACAACCGCCGCAGCCAGGAACGGCTGAAGGAGATGGTGTACACGCATCCGGCGGTCTCCAGCAGCTACTACAAGAACGCCGCCGGCCACGTGCCCACGTTGTACGGGTTCCGCATCTTCGATTATTGGCGATGGACCAACCGTCCAAACCCTGACGACTACGAGTTGCAATGCGCGGGTGCGTCTCTCAAGCAGCAGGCGTGA
- a CDS encoding N-acyl-D-amino-acid deacylase family protein — MSYDTIIRNGRWFDGTGAPSAIRNIGISGGHVTAVSTNDLDEAGCRSVIDASGKWVVPGFLDIHTHYDIEVLEGPGLAESVRHGVTTVATGSCSISTIHVDAEDAGDLFGRVEAIPREHVIKSIGAHKTWSSGEQYITAIEDLPLGPNLCSFIGHSDIRTVTMGLDRSTDDDIKPTRAEVARMERMLTEALDAGFIGLSTNQLRFDKLDGQTCRSRTLPSTYAKWRENRRLKKLVRARGRILQSAPDIAMPVNLVFQALQSIGLYRKPLKTSLLAAADAKSNPVAFYFLKGLATAVNALGANFRFQHLPVPFTVYADGIDFVIFEEFGSGQEAMHLADCLERDELMRDEAYRRRFRKDYDQKFGIRVWHRDFFDAMITDCPDSSVIGKSFGEVGLDRGGLHPVDAFLDLVLEHGTKLRWFTTISNHRPEVLKKFATEPYTQLGFSDAGAHLRNMAFYNMGLRLLRHVRDADNTGTPFMSIEYAIHRLSGEIADWYGLDAGHLRIGDRADLSIIDPERLDDSLDAYAEERVEQYGGLSRMVNRNDATVVAVFISGQQVVANGEPTDILGKVRTGSFLRVGRRSPAVDPQPAEHTNSFVRH; from the coding sequence ATGTCATACGACACGATCATCCGCAACGGACGGTGGTTTGACGGGACCGGAGCGCCCTCGGCCATCCGCAATATCGGAATTTCGGGCGGGCACGTGACCGCGGTCTCGACCAACGACCTCGACGAAGCCGGTTGCCGCAGCGTCATTGACGCATCCGGGAAGTGGGTTGTCCCGGGGTTCCTCGACATTCACACGCACTACGACATCGAGGTCCTCGAAGGTCCCGGGTTGGCAGAGTCCGTCCGGCACGGCGTGACGACGGTGGCAACGGGATCGTGCTCGATATCAACCATTCACGTCGATGCCGAGGACGCCGGCGACCTCTTCGGCCGAGTCGAGGCGATTCCGCGCGAACACGTGATCAAGTCGATCGGCGCACACAAGACGTGGAGCAGCGGCGAGCAGTACATCACCGCGATCGAGGACCTGCCGCTGGGCCCAAACCTGTGCTCCTTCATCGGACATTCGGACATCCGCACCGTCACCATGGGACTCGACCGCTCCACCGACGACGACATCAAGCCGACCCGCGCCGAAGTGGCCCGCATGGAGCGGATGCTGACCGAGGCGCTGGACGCCGGCTTCATCGGGTTGTCGACCAACCAGCTTCGTTTCGACAAACTCGACGGGCAGACCTGCCGGTCCCGCACCCTGCCGTCGACCTACGCGAAGTGGCGCGAAAACCGTCGGCTCAAGAAATTGGTGCGCGCCCGGGGCCGCATCCTGCAATCGGCTCCCGACATCGCCATGCCGGTGAATCTGGTCTTTCAGGCACTGCAGTCGATAGGGCTGTATCGCAAGCCGCTGAAGACCAGCCTGCTGGCCGCGGCCGACGCCAAGTCGAATCCTGTCGCGTTCTACTTCCTCAAGGGACTGGCCACGGCCGTCAATGCGCTCGGCGCCAACTTCCGCTTCCAGCATCTCCCGGTACCGTTCACCGTCTACGCCGACGGCATCGACTTCGTCATCTTCGAGGAGTTCGGATCGGGACAGGAAGCGATGCACCTGGCGGACTGCCTGGAACGCGACGAGTTGATGCGCGACGAAGCCTACCGGCGACGGTTCCGCAAGGATTACGACCAGAAGTTCGGAATTCGGGTGTGGCACCGCGACTTCTTCGACGCGATGATCACCGATTGCCCGGACTCGTCCGTCATCGGAAAGTCGTTCGGTGAGGTCGGCCTCGATCGCGGCGGCCTGCACCCGGTCGACGCGTTCCTCGACCTGGTCCTCGAGCACGGCACCAAACTCCGCTGGTTCACCACCATCTCCAACCATCGCCCCGAAGTGCTCAAGAAATTCGCCACGGAGCCCTACACCCAGTTGGGGTTCTCGGATGCCGGTGCGCACCTTCGGAATATGGCCTTCTACAACATGGGCCTGCGGCTGCTCAGACACGTGCGGGACGCGGACAATACCGGAACACCTTTCATGTCAATCGAATACGCAATCCACCGCCTCAGCGGCGAGATCGCCGACTGGTACGGACTCGACGCCGGCCACCTGCGCATCGGTGACCGGGCGGATCTGTCGATCATCGATCCCGAGCGCCTCGACGACTCCCTGGATGCGTACGCCGAAGAGCGCGTCGAACAGTATGGCGGGTTGTCCCGCATGGTGAATCGCAACGACGCCACCGTCGTTGCGGTGTTCATCAGTGGCCAGCAGGTCGTCGCAAACGGGGAACCCACCGACATCCTCGGCAAGGTACGCACCGGCAGCTTCCTGCGGGTCGGCCGGCGGTCACCCGCGGTGGACCCGCAGCCGGCGGAACACACGAACAGCTTTGTGCGCCACTGA